A single window of Ischnura elegans chromosome 8, ioIscEleg1.1, whole genome shotgun sequence DNA harbors:
- the LOC124163684 gene encoding uncharacterized protein LOC124163684, producing the protein MDDSASQPKEVEEPPCVAVRVELQSPVTTYRAPLPYVPVIMQAKGYQRATVVVDDASSTREAPQVGLKGTSDEAFEKRSHGGGDELRSDRKSGETENQQNGQMPFQKLNRSKSSDHLKTRATLPKTFASSREDYACDDSIRERRRNRLEEIIKRSKERTSNAQNNELFIRETSNPVRPATMEHGKKVSLDHAEKNGISVETSDDLGKSGEESKSSIHQLNGHRRTGSHQEIVDRQRIQNSWILPLDQDFSWNKTVNSVHKMISNYEKTACDLRKKNVVSNTMPGTRRLTKAPRVPVTTLAARFQNGPNE; encoded by the exons ATGGACGACTCCGCGTCTCAGCCGAAGGAAGTAGAGGAGCCGCCGT GCGTTGCGGTACGTGTGGAGTTGCAGTCTCCCGTGACCACATACAGGGCCCCCCTGCCATACGTCCCGGTGATAATGCAGGCCAAGGGATACCAAAGGGCCACAGTGGTCGTAGATGACGCCTCCTCTACACGGGAAG CTCCTCAAGTGGGCTTGAAGGGAACGTCAGATGAAGCATTCGAGAAACGCAGCCATGGGGGAGGTGATGAACTCCGGAGTGACAGAAAATCAGGGGAGACGGAGAATCAGCAGAATGGCCAAATGCCGTTCCAGAAACTGAATAGGAGCAAAAGCAGCGACCATTTGAAGACGCGCGCCACATTACCAAAGACGTTCGCATCATCCAGGGAAGACTACGCATGCGACGACAGCATCAGGGAGAGGCGGAGGAATCGTTTGGAGGAAATCATCAAGAGGTCGAAAGAGAGGACATCTAACGCTCAAAACAATGAACTATTCATCCGGGAGACAAGCAATCC AGTCCGTCCCGCAACTATGGAACACGGAAAGAAAGTGTCATTGGATCATGCAGAGAAAAATGGGATATCTGTCGAAACGTCGGATGACCTGGGGAAGAGTGGAGAAGAATCGAAAAGTTCTATTCATCAATTGAATGGACATAGGAGGACAGGCAGCCACCAGGAAATAGTCGACCGCCAACGAATCCAAAACAGCTG GATTCTCCCCTTGGACCAAGACTTTTCATGGAATAAGACTGTTAACTCGGTCCACAAGATGATCAGTAATTATGAAAAAACTGCCTGTGATTTGCGGAAGAAAAATGTAGTGAGTAATACCATGCCTGGGACAAGGAGATTAACAAAGGCCCCACGAGTTCCGGTGACAACATTGGCTGCAAGGTTTCAAAATGGACCAAACGAATGA